The DNA segment GCAATTTTGATTGTTCCTTGAGGACCCTCTTCTACAAACTTATAGTTAAGTATGTAACCTTTGTCAAAAAGGATTTTTGTGATCTCTTTTTTAAGGTTTGATGCAGGCACTTCAACTACGTTGTGTTGTGCTTTGATTGCATTTCTTAACCTTGTAAGATAATCTGCTATTGGATCTGTCATATTAAATAAATTTTAAATTGATTCGGACTACCCGAACAATATTTAACTCACTCTTTTTTTTCTTTTTTCAAGTTTCTACCAACTTGCTTTTTTTACTCCGGGGATTAATCCTTGAGATGCCATTTCACGGAATTGAATACGTGAAATACCGAATTGACGCATATATCCTTTTGGACGTCCTGTCAATTTGCAACGGTTGTGTAGTCTTACACTTGAGGCATTACGAGGGATTAATTGAAGAGCCTCATAGTTGCCTTCTGCTTTAAGTTGTGCTTTTTTTGCAGCGTATTTTGCAACTAATTTTGCTCTTTTTACCTCACGAGCTTTCATTGATTCTTTTGCCATAGTTTAGCTCTTTTTGATGTTTTTAAAAGGTAATCCAAACTCTTTTAATAATGCATATCCCTCTTCGTCAGTATTTGCACTTGTAACGAATGTGATATTCATTCCGTTGATTTTGTTGATAGAGTCGATGTTAATCTCGGGGAAGATGATTTGCTCTTGGATTCCGAGTGTGTAGTTTCCTCTACCATCTAATTTGCTTTCGATTCCTTTGAAGTCGCGGATACGGGGTAATGCTACGCGTACCAAACGCTCAAGGAACTCATACATTTTCTCACGACGTAAAGTTACTGAAACTCCGATAGGCATTTTTTTACGTACCTTGAAGTTTGAAATGTCTTTACGTGAGAGTGTTGCTACAGCTTGTTGTCCTGCAATTGCTGTTAGCTCTGCCAACGCTGTGTCGATGATTTTTTTGTCTTGAGTTGCATCTCCTAAACCTTGATTAAGTACAATTTTTTTCAAAACTGGTACTTGCATCACTGTTGTGTAGCCAAACTCTTTCATCAAAGCGGGGACGATTCTCTCTTGGTATTCTTTTTTGAGATTTGCTGCCATTTTATTTAATCTCCTCTCCTGATTTTTTAGAATAACGTACTAATTTGCCCTCTTCATTCATTTTACGACCGATACGTGTTGGAGTTTTAGTTTTAGGATCTAACACGTTAAGGTTTGATAAATGTATTGGAGCCTCTTTCTTCACAATGCCGCCTTGTGGTGCTTTTGCATTGGGTTTGGTGTGTTTTGACACCATATTTACACCCTCTACGATTGCTTTGTTGTCTTTTACCAAGACTTTAAGCACACGACCGGTTTTTCCTTTGTCCTCTCCGGCGTTAACGTAAACGGTATCTCCTTTTTTAATGTGTAACTTACTCATTAATCTACTTTTTTATTTATTAAAGTACTTCAGGTGCTAGTGAAACTATTTTCATATTAGTTGCACGCAATTCACGAGCAACAGGACCGAATATACGGCTACCTCTAATTTCACCTGCTCCGTTTAATAATACACATGCGTTGTCGTCGAAACGTATGTAAGATCCGTCAGCACGACGTATCTCTTTTTTAGTGCGTACGACAACAGCTTTTGACACTGCACCTTTTTTCATATCACTTGAAGGAACCACGCCTTTTACAGCAACAACGATAATATCGCCTACGCTTGCATAGCGTCTTCCGGTTCCACCAAGTACACGGATACAAAGTGCCTCTTTTGCGCCGCTATTATCAGCGACTGTTAGTCTTGACTCTTGTTGTATCATAATATTATTTTGCTTTTTCTACGATTTCAACTACTCTCCATCTTTTCATTTTGCTCAAAGGACGAGTTTCCATCAATCTAACGGTATCACCAATACCGCACTCGTTTTTCTCATCGTGAGCATGGTATTTTTTCGTTTTGTTTACGAATTTACCATAAATGGGGTGTTTCTCTTTCCATTTTACAGCTACTGTGATGGTTTTGTCCATCTTGTTGCTAGTAACAACCCCTACTCTCTCTTTTCTAAAGTTTCTTGTTTCCATTCGGCGTTATTGATTAAGCGTTAAGATCTCTTTGATTTAATTCACCCTTCATACGCGCAATCTCACGACGCAATTGTTTAATTTGCGAAGGATTGTCAAGAGGAGAGATACTGTGATTGATAACCATACGGTTAAGAGCTACTTCTTGAGCTTCAATTCTCTCAACCAACTCCTTAGTTTGAAGTTCTTTTATTTCTGCTATCTTCATTTTTTATCCTCCTTATGCGTTTTGAGTTTCGTCGTAATCACGACGGATTATTAACTTTGTGGTAACGGGAAGTTTTTGCGCACCTAAACGCAATGCTTCTTTTGCCACCTCTAAAGATACGCCATCTATCTCTATCAAGATTCTTCCCGGTGTTACAGGTGCTACGAATCCTTCGGGTGATCCTTTTCCTTTACCCATACGTACTTCGGCAGGCTTTTTAGTAATTGGTTTGTCAGGGAAAATTCTGATCCAAACTTGTCCTTGACGTTGCATATAGCGGGTAACGGCAATACGGGCAGCCTCAATTTGGCGACCTGTAATCCACTTTGATTGCAAACACTT comes from the Bacteroidales bacterium genome and includes:
- the rpsN gene encoding 30S ribosomal protein S14; its protein translation is MAKESMKAREVKRAKLVAKYAAKKAQLKAEGNYEALQLIPRNASSVRLHNRCKLTGRPKGYMRQFGISRIQFREMASQGLIPGVKKASW
- the rplP gene encoding 50S ribosomal protein L16; its protein translation is MLQPRKTKFRRQQKGRMKGVAQRGNELAFGSFGIKCLQSKWITGRQIEAARIAVTRYMQRQGQVWIRIFPDKPITKKPAEVRMGKGKGSPEGFVAPVTPGRILIEIDGVSLEVAKEALRLGAQKLPVTTKLIIRRDYDETQNA
- the rpmC gene encoding 50S ribosomal protein L29 produces the protein MKIAEIKELQTKELVERIEAQEVALNRMVINHSISPLDNPSQIKQLRREIARMKGELNQRDLNA
- the rplE gene encoding 50S ribosomal protein L5 → MAANLKKEYQERIVPALMKEFGYTTVMQVPVLKKIVLNQGLGDATQDKKIIDTALAELTAIAGQQAVATLSRKDISNFKVRKKMPIGVSVTLRREKMYEFLERLVRVALPRIRDFKGIESKLDGRGNYTLGIQEQIIFPEINIDSINKINGMNITFVTSANTDEEGYALLKEFGLPFKNIKKS
- the rplN gene encoding 50S ribosomal protein L14, whose product is MIQQESRLTVADNSGAKEALCIRVLGGTGRRYASVGDIIVVAVKGVVPSSDMKKGAVSKAVVVRTKKEIRRADGSYIRFDDNACVLLNGAGEIRGSRIFGPVARELRATNMKIVSLAPEVL
- the rplX gene encoding 50S ribosomal protein L24; the encoded protein is MSKLHIKKGDTVYVNAGEDKGKTGRVLKVLVKDNKAIVEGVNMVSKHTKPNAKAPQGGIVKKEAPIHLSNLNVLDPKTKTPTRIGRKMNEEGKLVRYSKKSGEEIK
- the rpsQ gene encoding 30S ribosomal protein S17, which gives rise to METRNFRKERVGVVTSNKMDKTITVAVKWKEKHPIYGKFVNKTKKYHAHDEKNECGIGDTVRLMETRPLSKMKRWRVVEIVEKAK